One stretch of Corynebacterium imitans DNA includes these proteins:
- a CDS encoding S8 family serine peptidase, which yields MKRFTALAAAALLCAPLPLLAPTAHAQDYACAVPVHASPPAPLNVDEQARQARTDPVDRAHRFATGAGVRVAVIDTGVHPHPELTRLDRGRDFVDHDNPDPFADCDSHGTVVAGIIAGKTHGVAPDAELIAIRQTSAHYRDRESDDPNAGSLATLADAIHNAIDERADIINISVVSCQPPEIAERIDTQPLDIALAHAEAEGVVVVAAAGNESGECAQGYTVFPAHSPTVLAVAAREDAQTLAGYSIRVPGPALSAQGTVPLALASDGTGFATGTHSDNGPAPYAGTSFAAPVVTGAAALLMQRYPHLHPAEVRAHLYAASQPSGGALDPLAAVTQLPPASSSDAEPLALRPAEEQVSASVGKLGNVLLAAAMLLVCLFAAPLVRARVAGRRSS from the coding sequence ATGAAACGCTTCACCGCTCTTGCCGCAGCCGCGCTGTTGTGCGCCCCGCTACCGCTTCTCGCCCCGACTGCACACGCCCAGGACTACGCCTGCGCCGTGCCCGTCCACGCCAGCCCGCCTGCACCGCTAAACGTCGATGAGCAAGCCCGCCAGGCGCGCACCGATCCGGTCGACCGCGCACACCGCTTCGCCACCGGCGCTGGGGTGCGCGTCGCCGTCATCGACACCGGCGTCCACCCGCACCCGGAGCTCACCCGCCTTGACCGGGGACGCGACTTTGTCGACCACGACAACCCCGACCCTTTTGCCGACTGCGACTCGCACGGCACCGTCGTCGCCGGCATCATCGCCGGGAAAACCCACGGCGTTGCCCCGGACGCGGAGCTCATCGCCATCCGCCAGACCTCCGCGCACTACCGCGACCGCGAAAGCGACGACCCCAACGCAGGCTCGCTGGCCACGCTTGCCGACGCCATCCACAACGCCATCGACGAACGCGCCGACATCATCAACATCTCCGTCGTCTCCTGCCAACCGCCCGAGATCGCCGAGCGCATCGACACCCAGCCCCTGGACATTGCTCTTGCCCACGCTGAGGCCGAAGGCGTGGTGGTCGTCGCCGCAGCCGGCAACGAATCCGGCGAGTGCGCCCAGGGCTACACCGTCTTCCCCGCGCACTCGCCCACCGTGCTCGCCGTCGCCGCCCGCGAGGACGCGCAGACACTCGCCGGCTACTCCATCCGCGTGCCCGGCCCGGCGCTGTCCGCGCAGGGCACAGTCCCGCTCGCGCTGGCTTCCGACGGCACCGGGTTCGCCACCGGCACCCACAGCGACAACGGGCCCGCCCCGTACGCGGGCACGAGCTTCGCCGCCCCGGTTGTTACCGGTGCTGCGGCCCTGCTCATGCAGCGCTACCCGCACCTGCACCCCGCCGAAGTGCGCGCGCACCTCTACGCCGCATCCCAACCGAGCGGAGGCGCGCTCGACCCGCTGGCGGCAGTGACCCAGCTGCCGCCGGCATCTTCCTCGGACGCCGAACCGCTTGCCCTGCGCCCTGCCGAGGAGCAGGTGTCGGCGTCAGTAGGCAAGTTGGGCAACGTGCTGCTCGCTGCAGCGATGCTGCTGGTCTGCCTGTTCGCGGCACCGCTGGTGCGAGCCCGGGTGGCGGGTCGCCGATCTTCCTAA
- the eccD gene encoding type VII secretion integral membrane protein EccD codes for MTVRVSAVSFHRDIDLVLPTSSTFAEVLPELATFVDLPRIHRPWEASTVGGAPLDMHTPLHKLKLRDGAVTVLRPQESIEPPVVRDAAESLAAAAVGTRDTTGLAHLASFAGVLGLAVLAGMFTSLPVALGVGALAVFALAVLSRVSTLFAPLPGVAAISVACWVAGLPGAWEPVDVALGVFAGAATACALVVLGAVLGLAGPFASACTVTLSVLLSIGACGVWLPSAQAPAALTVLAGLLTVLSTPAVATRAAGLKVPRVPTAGEAFATADGYQPDVDERSQRAITLVAAISCAVAASMLPALFAIAWAGGAWVCALSVCTAGALGIYATRHHYPVPRAALVTAALGAVCACALAVARTDNPHPVAIAMALLATLTAATAAIWVRNVPELEPTTVVWFERAETAAIIAALPLALHIAGLFALIRGL; via the coding sequence ATGACCGTGCGCGTTTCCGCCGTGTCCTTCCACCGCGACATCGACCTGGTATTGCCCACCTCGTCGACTTTCGCGGAAGTGCTGCCTGAGCTGGCCACATTCGTCGACCTGCCGCGCATCCACCGCCCGTGGGAGGCTTCGACCGTCGGCGGCGCGCCGCTGGATATGCACACCCCGCTGCACAAGCTCAAGCTTCGCGACGGCGCCGTGACCGTCCTGAGGCCCCAAGAGTCAATCGAGCCGCCAGTGGTTCGCGACGCCGCCGAGTCACTCGCCGCGGCAGCCGTCGGCACCCGCGACACCACGGGCCTGGCCCACCTGGCCAGCTTCGCCGGTGTGCTCGGGCTGGCTGTCCTCGCCGGGATGTTCACCTCCCTTCCTGTCGCGCTCGGTGTGGGCGCGCTCGCCGTGTTTGCGCTGGCCGTGTTGTCGCGCGTCTCCACGCTGTTCGCCCCGCTGCCGGGTGTGGCGGCGATTTCGGTGGCCTGCTGGGTCGCAGGTCTGCCCGGCGCGTGGGAGCCCGTCGATGTGGCGCTGGGCGTCTTCGCGGGAGCCGCCACTGCCTGCGCGCTCGTCGTCCTCGGTGCCGTACTCGGGTTGGCCGGGCCTTTCGCCTCCGCGTGCACGGTCACGTTAAGCGTCCTGCTCAGCATCGGGGCGTGCGGGGTGTGGCTGCCGAGCGCGCAAGCCCCGGCGGCGCTGACGGTGCTCGCCGGACTCCTCACCGTCCTCTCCACCCCGGCTGTAGCCACCCGCGCCGCGGGTCTGAAGGTCCCGCGCGTGCCCACCGCGGGCGAAGCCTTCGCGACTGCCGACGGCTACCAGCCTGATGTCGACGAGCGCAGCCAACGTGCGATCACGCTCGTCGCCGCCATCTCCTGTGCGGTGGCCGCCAGCATGCTGCCTGCACTTTTTGCCATTGCCTGGGCAGGCGGGGCCTGGGTGTGCGCATTGAGCGTGTGTACCGCCGGGGCACTGGGCATCTACGCCACCCGCCACCACTACCCGGTACCGCGCGCGGCGCTGGTCACCGCCGCCCTCGGCGCGGTGTGCGCGTGCGCGCTCGCCGTGGCTCGCACCGACAACCCGCACCCCGTAGCAATCGCCATGGCGCTGCTTGCCACGCTTACCGCCGCGACCGCTGCGATCTGGGTACGCAACGTCCCGGAGCTGGAGCCCACCACCGTGGTGTGGTTTGAGCGCGCGGAGACCGCCGCCATCATCGCCGCACTCCCGCTCGCGCTCCACATCGCAGGACTCTTCGCGCTGATCAGGGGGCTGTGA
- a CDS encoding type VII secretion protein EccC: MLGVDHNPVLVPTRMPLADAPPLPSGALHAEAVPNAQKHQPLPLLRILLPIVMMVAVGAVMALMLLSGRAMGPMMLIFPLMMAFGLIAMFQPQEQQSDIDETRRVYLRHLDALTKQARANAVKQRAHFSYLHPEPAMLLTGVDSARVWERGTDTPEALQVRLGTGAMALCTPVEVDDPGSPEDLDPVCAVSLRRAVAAVGTVPGMPIVVQLAAFPAITLAGPRAHDVASAVVSQLAFFHGPETVGLELEHAAMPWAKWLPHAREPERAQFRVVVAQARRGADDSAFAPAHASADCVITVDEDPEAFVSEHAFHVVCTDELAAVTESGREYLGVPDPFSAEEAALIARHLAFYRRPTGTSNVRKTGGDLLAMLGIDDIDVLDAATMWPGREGTRQRLTVPIGATPEGEPVYLDLKEAAHGGMGPHGLCIGATGSGKSELLKSLVAALVATHSPEEINLVLVDFKGGATFLGCEGLPHTSAVITNLEDEAVLVERMYDAISGEMHRRQELLRTAGNYANITDYTAARLRGEELAPLPALVIIVDEFSELLTQHPHFAELFVAVGRLGRSLGVHLLLASQRLEEGKLRGLDSHLSYRIGLKTFSAGESRQVLGVPDAYELPGEPGSGFLKAGSPDLVRFRASYVSGPLTRRVAARGSSEVPTVRLFDGWETAAAEAAAVDAVDTVETVETSTTFEAIVAKAGELAAAGGMRAHQVWLPPLPDTLALHAVSPDSPDSPVAQTGAALTAPVGLIDLPYRQRQDPLVVDLGASGGHIAIAGGPQTGKSAALRTIAAALALAHTTDQLAIYGIDAGSGGLDDLERLPHVAGVALRTDEERVRRVVDEVVELLDAGEGHRGVEKHTLLLLDGWHTLCAPDSKFEDLKEPLARIASEGPAAGVHLAVTTQRWNAIRPNVRDLIGTRYELHLTEPMDSLIDRKLQQKLPAKPGHGLTPDGTHMLFAHANAQDIAHIAATAAGQEPVPKLKVLPTHVRTAELLAGSPHALPIGVGGPRLAPLHSQSGHLLAIGAGGAGKSTVIASAITAIQAMDREDARMVICDPRRAHLGRAADDMTAAYAASSTAIAEAIRALVTTMRDRLPGSDVTPAQLADRSWWTGPDIYLVIDDLELVGEEHLREVVALLPHARDIGLHVVAARKFGGVARAMFGGFLGALKDTHPDVLIMDGTREEGALFGVKPKPQAPGRATLVQAGSVQGTVQLCAPYEEGATL, translated from the coding sequence GTGCTCGGAGTCGACCACAATCCGGTACTCGTGCCCACGCGCATGCCGCTTGCCGACGCCCCGCCGCTGCCCAGCGGCGCACTCCACGCAGAAGCTGTGCCCAACGCGCAGAAGCACCAGCCGCTGCCTCTGCTACGTATCCTGCTGCCGATCGTGATGATGGTGGCCGTCGGCGCGGTCATGGCGCTGATGTTGCTCTCCGGTAGGGCGATGGGGCCGATGATGCTGATCTTCCCGCTCATGATGGCCTTCGGGCTCATCGCCATGTTCCAGCCGCAGGAGCAGCAGAGCGATATCGACGAGACGCGCAGGGTCTACCTGCGCCACCTGGACGCGCTGACCAAGCAGGCTCGCGCCAACGCGGTCAAACAGCGCGCCCACTTTTCCTACCTGCACCCGGAGCCGGCGATGCTGCTCACCGGGGTGGACAGCGCACGGGTGTGGGAGCGCGGCACGGACACGCCAGAGGCGCTGCAGGTGCGGTTGGGCACTGGTGCGATGGCGCTGTGCACGCCGGTAGAGGTGGACGATCCCGGCTCGCCGGAGGACCTCGATCCGGTATGCGCGGTGAGCTTGCGTCGGGCGGTCGCGGCGGTGGGCACCGTGCCCGGGATGCCGATCGTGGTGCAGCTGGCCGCCTTCCCCGCCATTACGCTCGCAGGGCCGCGCGCCCACGACGTGGCCAGTGCAGTGGTGTCGCAGCTGGCCTTCTTCCACGGCCCGGAGACAGTCGGCCTTGAGCTGGAGCATGCGGCAATGCCGTGGGCGAAGTGGCTGCCGCACGCGCGCGAGCCGGAGCGCGCCCAGTTCCGCGTGGTGGTGGCGCAAGCGCGCCGGGGCGCGGACGATTCGGCGTTCGCGCCCGCGCACGCCAGCGCCGATTGCGTGATCACGGTGGACGAGGACCCGGAGGCCTTCGTCAGCGAGCACGCCTTCCACGTCGTGTGCACAGACGAGCTGGCCGCGGTCACCGAGTCGGGCCGCGAGTATCTCGGCGTGCCCGATCCTTTTAGTGCGGAGGAGGCGGCACTGATCGCGCGCCACTTGGCCTTTTATCGACGCCCCACCGGTACCAGCAATGTGCGAAAAACCGGGGGCGACCTGCTCGCCATGCTGGGCATCGACGACATCGACGTGCTCGATGCAGCTACGATGTGGCCGGGCAGGGAGGGCACCCGCCAACGGCTCACCGTCCCCATCGGGGCCACGCCCGAGGGCGAGCCCGTCTACCTGGACCTCAAGGAGGCGGCCCACGGCGGCATGGGCCCGCACGGGCTGTGCATCGGTGCTACGGGATCCGGGAAGTCGGAATTGCTCAAAAGCCTGGTCGCAGCGCTCGTGGCGACGCATTCGCCAGAGGAGATCAACCTGGTGCTCGTCGATTTTAAGGGCGGTGCGACCTTCCTAGGCTGCGAGGGCCTGCCGCACACCTCGGCGGTGATTACCAACTTGGAGGACGAGGCCGTGCTGGTCGAGCGCATGTATGACGCGATTTCGGGGGAGATGCACCGTCGCCAAGAGCTCCTGCGCACCGCGGGCAACTACGCCAACATCACCGATTACACCGCCGCCCGCCTGCGTGGGGAGGAGCTCGCCCCGCTGCCCGCGCTGGTGATCATCGTGGACGAGTTCTCCGAGCTGCTCACCCAGCACCCACACTTCGCAGAACTCTTCGTGGCCGTGGGCAGGCTCGGCCGCTCGCTCGGGGTGCATTTGCTTCTGGCCTCCCAGCGCTTGGAGGAGGGCAAGCTGCGCGGGCTGGATTCGCACCTGTCGTATCGCATTGGCCTGAAGACCTTCTCTGCCGGCGAGTCGCGCCAGGTCCTCGGCGTGCCGGACGCCTACGAGCTACCGGGCGAGCCCGGCTCGGGCTTTCTCAAGGCGGGCTCGCCGGACCTGGTGCGCTTCCGCGCCTCCTACGTCTCCGGGCCGCTGACCCGGCGCGTTGCGGCGCGCGGTAGCTCGGAGGTTCCGACAGTTCGTCTCTTTGATGGCTGGGAGACGGCAGCCGCCGAAGCGGCGGCAGTGGACGCGGTGGACACCGTTGAAACCGTGGAGACGAGCACGACCTTTGAGGCGATCGTGGCCAAAGCGGGCGAACTCGCCGCCGCAGGCGGGATGCGTGCACACCAGGTGTGGCTGCCGCCGTTGCCGGATACGCTCGCGCTGCACGCGGTAAGCCCCGACAGCCCCGACAGCCCCGTCGCGCAGACAGGCGCGGCGCTCACCGCGCCCGTCGGGCTCATCGACCTGCCCTACCGCCAGCGCCAGGATCCACTGGTCGTCGACCTCGGCGCGTCTGGCGGACACATCGCGATTGCGGGCGGGCCGCAGACCGGCAAGTCCGCCGCGCTGCGTACGATCGCGGCAGCACTCGCACTGGCGCACACGACCGACCAGCTGGCCATCTACGGCATCGACGCCGGCTCGGGCGGCCTCGACGACCTGGAGCGCCTCCCGCACGTCGCGGGTGTCGCGCTGCGCACGGACGAGGAGCGGGTGCGCCGCGTCGTCGATGAGGTGGTGGAGCTGTTGGACGCGGGGGAGGGGCACCGTGGCGTCGAGAAGCATACGCTGCTGCTTCTCGACGGTTGGCACACCCTGTGCGCACCCGACTCCAAATTCGAAGACTTGAAGGAGCCGCTGGCGCGCATCGCCTCCGAAGGCCCCGCTGCGGGCGTGCACCTGGCGGTGACCACGCAGCGCTGGAACGCGATTCGGCCAAACGTGCGCGACCTGATTGGCACCCGCTACGAGCTGCATTTGACCGAGCCCATGGACTCGCTGATCGACCGTAAGCTGCAGCAGAAGCTGCCCGCGAAGCCAGGTCACGGGCTGACCCCCGACGGCACGCACATGCTGTTCGCGCACGCGAATGCGCAGGATATTGCACACATCGCCGCGACCGCCGCCGGTCAGGAGCCGGTGCCGAAGCTCAAGGTGCTGCCCACACACGTGCGCACCGCGGAGCTGCTTGCGGGAAGTCCGCACGCTCTCCCGATCGGGGTTGGCGGGCCGCGCCTTGCGCCACTGCACAGCCAGTCCGGGCACCTGCTGGCTATCGGGGCCGGCGGCGCCGGCAAATCCACCGTGATCGCCAGCGCCATCACCGCGATTCAAGCGATGGATCGCGAAGATGCCCGCATGGTCATTTGCGACCCGCGCCGGGCCCACCTCGGGCGCGCCGCAGACGACATGACGGCCGCTTACGCCGCCTCGTCCACCGCCATTGCCGAGGCGATCCGCGCGCTGGTGACCACGATGCGCGATCGGCTGCCCGGCTCAGACGTCACGCCCGCTCAGCTCGCTGATCGTTCCTGGTGGACCGGGCCTGATATTTACCTGGTCATCGACGATCT